The Micromonospora sp. NBC_01740 genome includes a window with the following:
- a CDS encoding SpoIIE family protein phosphatase yields the protein MDSKQRVGPAGAGASVDDLFAGDDPTSVAHRATDWAATALGPVETWPSELCAAVRTVLPSKIPMLLWWGTELVQIFNHAYTPVLGDKYPAAIGQPGARCWAEVWDELGPLTDHVLAGRGATYAQNQLLLLNRHGYLEETYWTFSYSPVRAGHGRVPGVFVATTDVTARVLGDRRLETLRELGSISIAAADTTRDAVRAAARVLTGSPADLPAAMIYLRPGGVTPDDGSHLTGPGPGGSRESDDELVLAASVGVADDTAAGTGWLPQIDEVARTGRPARVRGVALPGDPRAGAGEVVGVPVDEVVVLPLLATGQTHPAGVLVVGISPFRELDEAYRGFLDLVANRVSTALGDVLAYEAQRRRAAALAELDAAKTEFFTDVSHELRTPLTLIAGPVRESLADRHEPLPAGQRERLELVHRNTGRLRKLVDDMLDFARLEGGRLDPERVETDLPALTAGVAESFAYAMRQAELSYRVDVEALPRTAYVDRDMWEKVVVNLLSNALKYTLAGAVRLRLRGDDAHVTLTVDDTGVGVPADQQPLLFHRFHRVRGAGGRSHEGTGIGLALVQEMVHLHGGEVSVRSVEGEGSTFTVRLPYGRPTATATRRERAHETYVAEALHWLPEAAPTQADATDDDARDAATVLVVDDNADLRAFLASLLAPHHRVVVAADGQEALDRIAERVPDLVLTDVMMPRLDGFGLVRALRADRRTAGLPIIVLSARAGGEAAVEGLRTGADDYLAKPFSSEELLARVGAHLELARLRNEEATWRAALIESLQDAFAVVDADGALVEANEAFCRLVGTAQLAAPVAPPHPWWPEADAAPADRRLLIDVLRTARGSGRGRVTLPLRHADGHRIWAEAVYNSLREPRTGRRLWVATLRDVTADVRAAARQSALAALSGRLARATDVAEVLDAGLSELCTLLDGTRGLAVCADAAGTPLVVTQGLTLTPQVQRALDGLPTEGEPQLVVDDAGRVTALGARVEPGGAPGGVWLELDPPRSVQTVDLPLVRQLCAALAQALVRARAFETQRTVALAMQRAMLGPVDLPAGFATRYQPAVAPLEVGGDWYDVVQLPGDLVGVVVGDVVGRGLPAATVMGQLRSASRALLLQAKSPAEVLSALDDFARMVPGGACTTVFCAIIDRSLGVLRYSSAGHPPGILVHPDGSADLLTRAGSVPLASVAVPGRPEAGAQLRPGSTLLLYTDGLIERRRELIDAGISRAVAALTQGRELPEGALADRMVRDLLPDTRNDDVAVLVYRHREPAVFAAALTADPGQLAPTREALREWLTGLGIGETDVDAVLIAAGEACANAIEHGYRFAPDASVTVRGRLRADRLEMVVSDTGGWRDASPDDSERGRGRLIMTRLMDEATVAGSADGTTVRLVKRVSGT from the coding sequence GTGGATTCGAAGCAGCGCGTCGGACCGGCGGGCGCCGGGGCGTCCGTCGACGACCTCTTCGCCGGCGACGACCCGACCAGCGTCGCGCACCGGGCCACCGACTGGGCTGCCACCGCGCTGGGTCCCGTGGAGACCTGGCCGTCGGAGCTGTGCGCGGCGGTGCGCACGGTGTTGCCGTCGAAGATCCCGATGCTGCTGTGGTGGGGCACCGAGCTGGTGCAGATCTTCAACCACGCGTACACCCCGGTGCTCGGCGACAAGTACCCGGCCGCGATCGGTCAGCCGGGCGCGCGGTGCTGGGCGGAGGTCTGGGACGAACTGGGCCCGCTCACCGACCACGTGCTCGCCGGCCGCGGCGCCACCTACGCGCAGAACCAACTGCTCCTGCTCAACCGGCACGGCTACCTCGAGGAGACGTACTGGACCTTCTCCTACAGCCCCGTACGCGCCGGGCACGGCCGGGTTCCCGGCGTCTTCGTGGCCACCACGGACGTCACGGCCCGGGTGCTGGGTGACCGGCGGCTGGAGACGCTGCGCGAGCTGGGCTCGATCTCGATCGCGGCGGCGGACACCACCCGCGACGCCGTCCGGGCGGCGGCCCGGGTCCTCACCGGCAGCCCGGCCGACCTGCCCGCCGCGATGATCTACCTACGTCCCGGGGGTGTCACGCCGGACGACGGCAGCCACCTCACCGGCCCCGGGCCGGGTGGCAGCCGGGAGTCCGACGACGAACTGGTCCTGGCCGCCTCGGTCGGCGTGGCCGACGACACCGCCGCGGGGACCGGGTGGCTGCCGCAGATCGACGAGGTGGCGCGCACCGGCCGCCCCGCGCGGGTCCGGGGAGTGGCCCTGCCCGGCGACCCCCGCGCCGGGGCCGGGGAGGTCGTCGGGGTGCCCGTGGACGAGGTCGTGGTGCTGCCCCTGCTGGCCACCGGGCAGACCCACCCGGCCGGCGTGCTGGTCGTCGGCATCAGCCCCTTCCGCGAGCTGGACGAGGCGTACCGCGGCTTCCTCGACCTGGTGGCCAACCGGGTCTCGACGGCGCTGGGCGACGTGCTGGCGTACGAGGCACAGCGGCGTCGCGCCGCCGCGCTGGCCGAGCTGGACGCGGCGAAGACGGAGTTCTTCACCGACGTCAGCCACGAGCTGCGCACCCCGCTGACGCTGATCGCCGGACCGGTCCGGGAGAGCCTCGCCGACCGGCACGAGCCGCTTCCTGCGGGCCAGCGCGAGCGCCTGGAGCTGGTGCACCGCAACACCGGCCGGCTGCGCAAGCTGGTCGACGACATGCTCGACTTCGCCCGCCTGGAGGGCGGCCGGCTGGACCCCGAACGGGTGGAGACCGACCTGCCGGCACTCACCGCCGGGGTCGCCGAGTCGTTCGCGTACGCGATGCGCCAGGCCGAGCTGAGCTACCGCGTCGACGTCGAGGCGCTGCCACGCACCGCGTACGTGGACCGCGACATGTGGGAGAAGGTGGTCGTCAACCTGCTCTCCAACGCCCTGAAGTACACCCTGGCCGGCGCGGTGCGGCTGCGGCTGCGGGGCGACGACGCGCACGTCACGCTGACCGTCGACGACACCGGCGTCGGCGTCCCCGCCGACCAGCAGCCGCTGCTGTTCCACCGCTTCCACCGCGTACGCGGCGCCGGCGGCCGGTCGCACGAGGGCACCGGTATCGGGTTGGCGCTGGTGCAGGAGATGGTCCACCTGCACGGCGGCGAGGTCAGCGTGCGCTCGGTCGAGGGCGAGGGCTCGACGTTCACCGTCCGCCTGCCGTACGGCCGGCCCACCGCCACGGCCACGCGCCGCGAGCGGGCCCACGAGACGTACGTCGCCGAGGCCCTGCACTGGCTGCCGGAGGCCGCGCCCACCCAGGCGGACGCCACCGACGACGACGCCCGGGACGCCGCGACGGTGCTGGTGGTGGACGACAACGCCGACCTGCGCGCGTTCCTCGCGAGCCTGCTCGCACCCCATCACCGGGTGGTCGTCGCGGCCGACGGCCAAGAGGCGCTCGACCGGATCGCCGAGCGGGTGCCCGATCTGGTGCTGACCGACGTGATGATGCCCCGCCTGGACGGCTTCGGGCTGGTCCGGGCGCTGCGCGCCGACCGGCGTACCGCCGGGCTGCCGATCATCGTGCTCTCCGCCCGCGCCGGCGGGGAGGCCGCGGTGGAGGGGTTGCGGACCGGGGCCGACGACTACCTGGCCAAGCCCTTCTCGTCGGAGGAGCTGCTGGCCCGGGTCGGCGCGCACCTGGAGCTGGCCCGGTTGCGCAACGAGGAGGCGACCTGGCGGGCGGCCCTGATCGAGTCGTTGCAGGACGCGTTCGCCGTGGTCGACGCCGACGGCGCGCTGGTCGAGGCGAACGAGGCGTTCTGCCGCCTGGTCGGCACCGCCCAACTGGCGGCGCCGGTCGCGCCGCCGCACCCGTGGTGGCCGGAGGCCGACGCCGCGCCCGCCGACCGGCGCCTGCTGATCGACGTGCTGCGCACCGCGCGGGGCTCCGGCCGGGGCCGGGTCACCCTGCCGCTGCGGCACGCCGACGGGCACCGGATCTGGGCCGAGGCGGTCTACAACTCGCTGCGGGAGCCGCGTACCGGCCGCCGCCTCTGGGTCGCCACCCTGCGCGACGTGACCGCCGACGTCCGCGCCGCCGCCCGGCAGTCCGCCCTGGCCGCGCTCTCCGGCCGGCTCGCCCGCGCCACCGACGTGGCCGAGGTGCTCGACGCCGGCCTGTCCGAGCTGTGCACCCTGCTGGACGGCACCCGCGGCCTGGCGGTCTGCGCCGACGCCGCCGGCACGCCGTTGGTGGTGACCCAGGGCCTGACGTTGACCCCGCAGGTGCAGCGGGCGCTCGACGGGCTGCCCACCGAGGGCGAGCCGCAGCTGGTCGTCGACGACGCGGGCCGGGTGACCGCGCTCGGGGCACGTGTCGAGCCGGGCGGGGCACCCGGCGGGGTGTGGCTGGAGCTGGACCCGCCCCGGTCGGTGCAGACGGTGGACCTGCCGCTCGTACGACAGCTCTGCGCGGCGCTGGCCCAGGCGCTGGTTCGCGCACGGGCCTTCGAGACGCAGCGGACGGTGGCCCTGGCCATGCAGCGGGCGATGCTCGGCCCGGTCGACCTGCCGGCCGGGTTCGCGACCCGCTACCAGCCGGCGGTGGCGCCGCTCGAGGTGGGCGGCGACTGGTACGACGTGGTCCAGCTTCCCGGCGACCTCGTCGGCGTGGTGGTGGGCGACGTGGTGGGGCGGGGCCTGCCCGCCGCCACCGTGATGGGGCAGCTGCGCAGCGCCTCGCGTGCCCTGCTCCTGCAGGCCAAGAGCCCCGCCGAGGTGCTGTCCGCGCTGGACGACTTCGCCCGGATGGTGCCCGGCGGCGCCTGCACCACCGTCTTCTGCGCCATCATCGACCGCTCGCTGGGCGTGCTCCGCTACTCCTCGGCGGGCCACCCGCCGGGCATCCTGGTGCACCCGGACGGCTCCGCCGACCTGCTGACCCGCGCCGGCTCGGTGCCGCTGGCCAGCGTCGCGGTGCCCGGCCGGCCCGAGGCCGGGGCGCAGCTGCGACCCGGTTCGACGCTGCTGCTCTACACGGACGGGCTGATCGAGCGACGGCGGGAACTGATCGACGCCGGCATCTCCCGGGCGGTCGCCGCGCTCACCCAGGGCCGCGAACTGCCCGAGGGCGCGCTGGCCGACCGGATGGTCCGGGACCTGCTGCCCGACACCCGCAACGACGACGTGGCGGTGCTGGTCTACCGGCATCGGGAGCCAGCGGTCTTCGCTGCGGCGCTGACCGCCGACCCGGGGCAGCTCGCGCCGACGCGGGAGGCGCTGCGGGAGTGGCTGACCGGCCTCGGCATCGGCGAGACCGACGTCGACGCGGTGCTGATCGCGGCCGGCGAGGCGTGCGCCAACGCGATCGAGCACGGCTACCGCTTCGCCCCGGACGCGTCCGTCACCGTCCGGGGGCGGCTGCGCGCCGACCGGCTGGAGATGGTGGTCAGCGACACGGGCGGGTGGCGGGACGCGAGCCCCGACGACAGCGAGCGCGGCCGGGGCCGGCTGATCATGACTCGGTTGATGGACGAGGCCACCGTCGCCGGCAGCGCCGACGGCACCACCGTACGCCTGGTCAAGCGCGTCTCCGGCACCTGA
- a CDS encoding HD domain-containing protein: MEFPAYLATMPMHAITEIHGEPGLLARFRLELRAFDEAARERLTEALDLAAELHRDDRRVREPYLNHLLRVAIRMMHHYQVRDVDVIVAGLLHDAVEDHPDELAAASGGERAGAHDGEDATAAALAVLAERFGPRVARLVGAVTNPAYDPGRDKHVQYREHVAASLDREPWARVIKISDFTDNGVGVIHTVGPKVTSSARKYRPLVPVYRDLVTRPDTPLSAPVKEHILGQLDLAEERFSAILDEPPHPN, translated from the coding sequence ATGGAGTTTCCCGCCTACCTGGCCACCATGCCGATGCACGCGATCACCGAGATCCACGGCGAGCCCGGCCTGCTGGCCCGGTTCCGGCTGGAGCTGCGCGCGTTCGACGAGGCCGCCCGGGAACGGCTCACCGAGGCCCTGGACCTGGCCGCCGAGTTGCACCGCGACGACCGGCGGGTACGCGAGCCCTACCTGAACCACCTGCTGCGGGTGGCGATCCGGATGATGCACCACTACCAGGTCCGCGACGTCGACGTGATCGTCGCCGGCCTGCTGCACGACGCGGTGGAGGACCACCCCGACGAGCTGGCCGCCGCGTCCGGAGGCGAACGTGCCGGGGCGCACGACGGCGAGGACGCCACCGCCGCCGCCCTGGCGGTGCTCGCGGAGCGGTTCGGGCCGCGGGTGGCCCGCCTGGTCGGCGCGGTCACCAATCCGGCGTACGACCCGGGGCGGGACAAGCACGTCCAGTACCGGGAGCACGTGGCGGCCAGCCTGGACCGGGAGCCGTGGGCGCGGGTCATCAAGATCTCCGACTTCACGGACAACGGGGTGGGCGTCATCCACACCGTCGGCCCGAAGGTGACCTCGTCGGCCCGCAAGTACCGGCCGCTCGTGCCGGTCTACCGCGACCTCGTCACCCGGCCGGACACTCCCCTGTCGGCGCCGGTGAAGGAGCACATCCTCGGTCAGCTCGACCTGGCCGAGGAACGCTTCAGCGCCATCCTCGACGAACCACCCCACCCGAACTGA
- a CDS encoding HNH endonuclease codes for MKAFVGVTDEKWYRFLAARPELNEVNFWRPSGGGFRALTAGEPFFFKAHHPLNRVIGGGFFSGFTQLRISEAWELFGEANGAASIDEMRRSVGRYRRQPIAPDEDPVIGCIFVRDANFFPDESTVGPPPEFKSNVVQGKTYDLADATWGDYFELLIHRLIGTTVELDLSEPWHRPGPVYGDPRLVPQRLGQQSFKAVVLGAYGRRCAITGNRVQPVLQAAHIRPLPRGGEHRLDNGLLLKSDVHILFDKGYLGVDPKYRLVVSPRLRSEFGNGDQFYAKAGEQIAVPDRRPDRPNAEFLEWHLDTVYKAA; via the coding sequence GTGAAGGCCTTCGTGGGGGTCACGGACGAGAAGTGGTACCGCTTCCTGGCCGCCCGTCCCGAGCTGAACGAGGTCAACTTCTGGCGGCCTTCGGGTGGCGGTTTCCGCGCGCTCACAGCGGGCGAGCCGTTCTTCTTCAAAGCCCACCATCCTCTCAACCGCGTCATCGGTGGTGGCTTCTTCAGCGGCTTCACTCAGCTGCGAATCTCGGAGGCATGGGAGCTTTTCGGGGAGGCCAACGGCGCGGCGAGCATCGACGAGATGCGCCGCAGCGTCGGCCGCTACCGCAGGCAGCCGATCGCACCCGATGAGGACCCCGTCATCGGCTGCATCTTCGTGCGTGACGCCAACTTCTTCCCGGACGAGTCCACCGTCGGCCCGCCGCCGGAGTTCAAGTCGAATGTGGTGCAGGGCAAGACGTACGACCTTGCGGACGCCACCTGGGGCGACTACTTCGAACTGCTGATCCATCGCCTGATCGGCACGACTGTCGAACTCGACCTGAGTGAACCCTGGCATCGGCCCGGCCCGGTCTACGGAGATCCACGGCTGGTGCCACAGCGGCTGGGCCAGCAGTCGTTCAAGGCCGTGGTGCTCGGGGCGTACGGCCGACGCTGCGCGATCACCGGCAACAGGGTCCAGCCGGTGTTGCAGGCCGCGCACATCCGACCGTTGCCGAGGGGTGGTGAGCATCGCCTGGACAACGGCCTGCTCCTGAAGTCGGACGTGCACATCCTCTTCGACAAGGGCTACCTGGGCGTGGATCCCAAGTATCGACTCGTGGTCAGCCCTCGGCTTCGCAGCGAGTTCGGCAACGGTGACCAGTTCTATGCCAAGGCGGGCGAGCAGATCGCTGTTCCAGATCGCCGGCCCGACCGACCGAACGCGGAGTTCCTGGAATGGCACCTCGACACCGTCTACAAGGCGGCCTGA
- a CDS encoding alpha/beta hydrolase encodes MTEPAPPHRQPAENPRHGRLAARPAPPTALAAAGLASLTDPRGAALAMVYAPEPVDGPPYRLVLLLHGAGGSARQGLDLLLPEADAHRLLLVAPQAVASSWDLIGGEGFGTDVRRIDGLLAMAFAGYPVARVAFGGFSDGASYALSLGLTNGDLVDAVLAFSPGFAAPLVTHGRPRVYVSHGTRDPVLPVDVCSRRLVPRLRSLGYDVTYDEFPGPHEIPAPIRTRATTWLTT; translated from the coding sequence GCTCGCCGCACGTCCGGCGCCGCCGACCGCCCTGGCCGCCGCCGGGCTGGCGTCGCTGACCGACCCGCGGGGCGCCGCGCTGGCGATGGTGTACGCCCCCGAGCCGGTCGACGGGCCGCCGTACCGGCTGGTGCTGCTCCTGCACGGGGCCGGCGGCTCGGCCCGGCAGGGGCTGGACCTGCTGCTACCGGAAGCCGACGCGCACCGGCTGCTGCTGGTCGCCCCGCAGGCGGTGGCGAGCAGCTGGGACCTGATCGGCGGCGAGGGCTTCGGCACGGACGTACGGCGCATCGACGGCCTGCTGGCCATGGCCTTCGCCGGCTACCCCGTGGCGCGGGTGGCGTTCGGCGGGTTCTCCGACGGCGCCTCGTACGCCCTCTCCCTGGGCCTGACCAACGGCGACCTGGTCGACGCGGTGCTGGCCTTCTCCCCCGGCTTCGCCGCGCCGCTGGTGACCCACGGCCGGCCCCGGGTCTACGTCTCGCACGGCACGCGGGACCCCGTCCTGCCGGTGGACGTGTGCAGCCGTCGCCTGGTCCCCCGCCTGCGCTCGCTCGGCTACGACGTCACCTACGACGAGTTCCCGGGCCCCCACGAGATCCCCGCCCCCATCCGCACCCGCGCCACGACCTGGCTGACCACCTGA
- a CDS encoding DUF559 domain-containing protein, with protein sequence MNPVLRAMLDRNGGLVTRHATSQVLPRWVLEDASRSGRLLRVLPGVYVDAALADGRGSAPPLARVTPVLARRAAVAYTGGRGALSHLTALEVWKLRRQMPGEPVHLDVPTRAGLRSGPHLVVHHRRSFAPEPPHVLVRGGEPVTRLDRALVDAWPLLHPADRPAAIIKAVNDRLTTPRRIAAALATAPKLADRAALRVLLDRLDAGCRSPLEIWGHDRVFVGPGMPAFRRQVRARLGGRVVYLDLFAEAELVDIELDGATTHGDLREREIDLRRDALLAARGVLVVRFSHRRLLHEPDEVRRETLAILANRRRTPRPDAGLG encoded by the coding sequence GTGAACCCTGTGCTGCGGGCCATGCTCGACCGCAACGGCGGGCTCGTCACCCGACACGCCACCTCGCAGGTGCTCCCGCGCTGGGTGCTGGAGGACGCGTCGCGTTCCGGACGCCTGCTCCGGGTCCTGCCAGGGGTCTACGTGGACGCAGCCCTGGCCGACGGTAGGGGGAGCGCGCCTCCGCTGGCCCGGGTCACCCCGGTCCTGGCCCGGCGGGCGGCCGTGGCCTACACGGGTGGGCGTGGCGCGCTGAGTCATCTCACCGCACTCGAGGTGTGGAAGCTGCGCCGTCAGATGCCCGGCGAGCCGGTACACCTGGATGTGCCGACCCGTGCCGGGCTGCGCAGCGGACCGCACCTGGTCGTACACCATCGGCGGTCCTTCGCCCCGGAGCCACCTCATGTGCTGGTACGCGGCGGCGAGCCGGTCACCCGGTTGGATCGGGCGCTCGTCGACGCCTGGCCGTTGCTGCATCCGGCGGACCGGCCGGCGGCCATCATCAAGGCGGTCAACGACCGGCTGACCACCCCGCGACGGATCGCCGCAGCGTTGGCGACCGCGCCGAAGCTGGCGGATCGTGCCGCACTTCGAGTTCTGCTGGACCGGCTCGACGCCGGCTGTCGCAGTCCGTTGGAGATCTGGGGGCACGACCGCGTCTTCGTCGGGCCGGGAATGCCGGCGTTCCGACGACAGGTGCGGGCGCGGCTGGGCGGACGGGTGGTCTACCTCGACCTGTTCGCCGAGGCCGAGCTGGTCGACATCGAGCTGGACGGCGCGACGACCCATGGCGACCTGCGGGAACGGGAGATCGACCTGCGACGCGACGCACTGTTGGCGGCCCGGGGCGTTCTCGTGGTCCGCTTCAGCCACCGCCGGCTGCTGCACGAGCCCGACGAGGTGCGTCGCGAGACCCTCGCCATCCTCGCGAACCGCCGCAGGACTCCACGCCCCGACGCCGGACTGGGATGA